From a region of the Pukyongiella litopenaei genome:
- a CDS encoding terminase small subunit, whose protein sequence is MKALRPPPPPPPRPPGPVAPPPPLAAAAKRLEFGARAPVLCSHMKTFETPEDLWQAFLDYAADVNAAPLLEEKVFASKGTVIRTKVAKMRAMTLQGFSIHAGFHRGSLNKWRNRREDLRPVIAKIEDAIYNQKFTGAAAGLLNPHFIGRALGIAEKVELQQQAAVAPPAAPEKVANLIHPDCTDEQLEAIYAAGKQPILYTQEQLEAGMPHILPAE, encoded by the coding sequence ATGAAGGCGCTGCGACCGCCCCCACCGCCCCCACCGCGCCCACCGGGCCCCGTCGCCCCGCCGCCACCGCTCGCAGCCGCGGCCAAGCGGTTGGAGTTCGGCGCACGCGCGCCCGTCCTCTGCAGTCACATGAAGACTTTCGAAACCCCGGAAGACCTGTGGCAGGCGTTCTTGGATTACGCCGCAGACGTCAACGCAGCGCCGCTGCTCGAAGAAAAGGTCTTTGCCAGCAAAGGCACCGTTATCAGGACCAAGGTCGCCAAGATGCGCGCGATGACCTTGCAAGGGTTCTCAATCCATGCCGGGTTTCATCGGGGTAGCCTCAACAAATGGCGGAACCGGCGCGAGGACTTGCGGCCGGTAATCGCGAAGATCGAAGATGCCATATACAACCAGAAGTTCACCGGCGCTGCTGCCGGATTGCTGAACCCGCATTTCATCGGCCGCGCCCTCGGCATCGCAGAGAAAGTCGAGTTGCAGCAGCAGGCCGCCGTGGCGCCACCAGCAGCGCCCGAGAAAGTCGCGAACCTGATCCACCCGGATTGCACCGACGAGCAGCTTGAAGCGATCTACGCGGCGGGCAAGCAACCGATCCTCTACACGCAAGAGCAGTTGGAGGCGGGTATGCCGCATATCCTACCGGCGGAATGA
- a CDS encoding HK97 family phage prohead protease — MTYQISGWASTPEADRVGHVVAAGAFDASIRQKGLTGPDGVRLLAFHDARLPLGRIRKLETKPKGLWMEADIDDRISYAKDLIAAVEAAGGLNFSVGFYPLDVDLIGDEQLVITRGELEEVSVVTFPANKGARMEEYKRKALREAEAAAARLKEIFA; from the coding sequence ATGACCTACCAGATTAGCGGCTGGGCTTCGACGCCGGAAGCCGACCGGGTCGGGCATGTCGTGGCCGCAGGCGCGTTCGACGCGTCGATCCGGCAGAAAGGGTTGACCGGTCCCGATGGCGTCCGCCTGCTCGCCTTCCACGATGCCCGCCTGCCCCTCGGTCGAATTCGGAAGCTGGAAACCAAGCCGAAAGGTCTGTGGATGGAGGCGGACATTGATGACCGCATCTCCTACGCGAAAGACCTGATCGCCGCCGTTGAGGCCGCCGGGGGTCTGAACTTCTCGGTGGGCTTCTATCCGCTCGACGTGGACTTGATCGGCGATGAACAGCTCGTCATCACGCGCGGCGAATTGGAGGAAGTCAGCGTGGTTACCTTTCCGGCGAACAAGGGCGCGAGGATGGAAGAGTACAAACGCAAGGCGCTGCGGGAAGCCGAGGCCGCCGCAGCCAGATTGAAGGAGATTTTCGCGTGA
- a CDS encoding AAA family ATPase gives MSENRGEFYEHLINPGTIAFEKSEQSKALIEATNVIHEAWRAENKKAPKPQRFGILSAFRGLYPTEEMLEALGFTTIDGGRNWHHPDQQSKSYSTCLYDDGHCYTLSETVKKMVGRDYFDSADLAAVGCGWRGDLHEHVRNALYGDATAEHGRQMWEGLTHIGSVRILQREPRIILERVTAACGTFKLQNGHEFLSDHKPPEYIVDRVLQRGQTGTVTAQPGTGKTLVAMLLATCVSSGSDFCGRKVEKGKVLYLSGENPDDVRARMFGLQTVYRDELNLDNILVIPQVINIPAAREALAAGLKDHGHEISLIIVDTFAAYYGGDDENSNTQAKQFTQELRKLTELPGRPAVLILAHPTKSASSASELLPRGGSAIWAEIDFNFTLRNVNGVLRLGHNKLRGIPFEDCQMILTYTGHEKLVDKNGNPFATVVASPLTKEQATVVKTTEIGCKDAILIYLSENDYAFRTDIVEAIVEGYDIAGLGKVSFKKTTVYDTMTKLQKEKLVKSVRGDRQLKLTNTGMEWLKAWQNRNSGAPEFGG, from the coding sequence ATGTCGGAGAACCGCGGCGAATTCTACGAGCACCTCATCAATCCCGGTACGATCGCCTTTGAAAAGTCGGAACAATCTAAGGCGTTGATTGAGGCCACGAATGTGATCCATGAGGCATGGCGGGCCGAGAACAAAAAGGCGCCGAAGCCGCAGCGGTTCGGTATACTCAGCGCTTTCCGCGGCCTTTACCCGACAGAGGAAATGCTTGAAGCGCTCGGCTTCACGACAATCGACGGGGGCCGTAATTGGCACCACCCCGACCAGCAATCCAAGTCCTATAGCACCTGCTTGTACGACGACGGCCATTGCTACACCCTGTCCGAGACTGTGAAGAAGATGGTCGGCCGTGACTACTTCGATAGCGCTGACTTGGCCGCCGTGGGGTGTGGATGGCGGGGCGATCTGCATGAGCATGTCCGAAACGCCCTCTACGGCGACGCGACAGCGGAGCATGGACGGCAGATGTGGGAAGGGCTTACCCATATCGGCAGCGTGAGGATACTTCAGCGCGAACCGCGAATAATCTTAGAGCGAGTAACAGCAGCCTGCGGCACCTTCAAACTGCAAAACGGCCATGAGTTCCTCAGCGATCACAAGCCGCCTGAATACATCGTAGACAGAGTCTTGCAGCGGGGGCAGACCGGAACGGTAACGGCGCAGCCCGGTACTGGTAAGACATTGGTGGCGATGCTCTTGGCGACCTGCGTGTCCAGCGGGTCCGATTTCTGCGGACGGAAGGTCGAGAAAGGGAAGGTCTTGTACCTTTCCGGCGAGAACCCCGACGATGTTCGCGCCCGCATGTTCGGCTTGCAGACCGTTTACAGGGACGAACTGAACCTAGACAACATACTAGTCATTCCGCAGGTCATCAATATCCCGGCTGCTCGGGAAGCCTTGGCGGCAGGCTTGAAAGACCACGGCCATGAGATTTCACTGATCATCGTCGATACCTTCGCGGCCTATTATGGCGGCGATGACGAGAACAGCAACACGCAGGCGAAGCAATTCACGCAAGAGTTGCGGAAGCTGACCGAATTGCCGGGAAGGCCGGCGGTACTCATTCTGGCGCATCCAACCAAGAGCGCATCGAGCGCGTCCGAACTCCTTCCACGCGGGGGCAGCGCGATATGGGCCGAGATTGACTTCAACTTCACGCTTCGAAACGTCAACGGAGTGCTTAGGCTTGGTCACAACAAACTGCGCGGCATTCCCTTCGAAGATTGCCAGATGATCCTGACCTACACCGGCCACGAGAAACTGGTCGACAAAAACGGCAATCCCTTTGCCACGGTCGTGGCGTCGCCGCTCACGAAAGAACAGGCCACCGTGGTTAAGACGACTGAGATTGGCTGTAAAGATGCCATCTTGATCTATCTGAGCGAGAATGACTACGCGTTTAGAACCGACATCGTGGAAGCGATCGTCGAAGGATACGACATCGCTGGCCTCGGTAAGGTCAGCTTCAAAAAGACCACAGTCTACGATACAATGACGAAACTGCAGAAAGAGAAGCTGGTCAAGTCGGTTCGGGGGGACCGTCAGCTAAAGCTGACTAATACCGGGATGGAATGGCTTAAAGCATGGCAAAATCGGAATTCCGGGGCGCCGGAATTTGGGGGCTGA
- a CDS encoding DUF927 domain-containing protein, which produces MTDQTFTSRPGSDIGSVVSFPIGAGSPERIAARMEMEPAPNGMSGEYSLNADGIYKLQPGEDEDLVPVRICSPLIVKGMCRRQKSGGWGRVVAIEDPDGNWHEVILDARDISKKSAAALGPLFDHGLELAPVEKAAQSVADLIATWRPAARYLRSDRLGWADKNFETFTLGDGRVLGNGLVVTDTVSDDVAAAMQARGSLESWRAAVAEPCIGNPLMILALSHAFTGPLLSMLGRDGGGFHLRGVSSRGKSTLLGVAASVWGAPNFVQSWRGTDNGIEGIAAACNDSLLVLDELHQVDPRVAGEIVYMLANGRGKMRSAANGRAQRTRRWTVPVLSSGELSLEEHMASGGRTMYAGQDIRLIDLAADERLHGAFDCLHHEADARAFAKLMIQAGQENYGVAGPAFVERLIKNRTKLEDFSRLVDGFCRLWGKKADLPPDGQVQRVMERFAFAALAGETATTFDLTGWHRGTALSAAFELFRIWLDARDGATRAEIDKAVERTRAYISTNLERFAVVGAGMGEPLDGWRDEGWIYITPDCWRGIHQGRDAVEMARIHKDAGHLKTQKGDGLQFKMGREVPGRPRVYAVRATEFAATSGD; this is translated from the coding sequence ATGACTGACCAGACCTTCACCTCCCGTCCCGGCTCCGACATCGGCAGCGTCGTTTCGTTTCCCATCGGCGCCGGATCGCCGGAACGCATCGCGGCGCGCATGGAAATGGAGCCGGCGCCGAACGGTATGTCAGGTGAGTATTCGCTGAACGCCGATGGCATCTACAAGCTGCAACCGGGCGAGGACGAGGATCTTGTGCCGGTGCGGATCTGCTCGCCGCTGATCGTGAAGGGGATGTGCCGCAGGCAGAAGAGCGGCGGCTGGGGGCGTGTCGTTGCAATCGAGGATCCGGATGGGAACTGGCATGAGGTGATCCTTGATGCCCGGGATATCTCGAAGAAGTCCGCCGCGGCTCTGGGTCCCTTGTTCGATCATGGGCTGGAACTGGCACCAGTCGAGAAGGCAGCACAGAGTGTGGCGGACCTGATCGCGACATGGCGGCCGGCAGCGCGGTATCTGCGTTCGGATCGGCTGGGGTGGGCCGACAAGAATTTCGAGACTTTCACACTGGGGGATGGCCGGGTGCTCGGCAACGGGCTTGTGGTGACCGATACGGTCTCGGACGATGTTGCTGCCGCGATGCAGGCAAGGGGCAGTCTGGAGAGCTGGCGGGCTGCTGTGGCCGAACCCTGTATCGGCAATCCGCTGATGATCCTGGCGTTGTCTCATGCGTTCACCGGGCCGCTCCTGTCGATGTTGGGGCGCGACGGAGGAGGGTTCCATCTGCGCGGCGTCTCTTCGCGCGGCAAGTCCACGCTGCTGGGGGTCGCTGCCTCGGTTTGGGGCGCGCCCAACTTCGTTCAGAGCTGGCGCGGGACGGATAACGGTATCGAAGGGATCGCCGCGGCCTGCAACGACAGCCTGCTGGTGCTCGATGAGCTCCACCAGGTGGATCCGCGCGTGGCCGGGGAGATTGTCTATATGCTGGCGAATGGTCGCGGGAAGATGCGGTCGGCCGCGAATGGCCGGGCTCAGCGAACGCGACGCTGGACCGTGCCCGTGCTGTCGAGCGGTGAACTCTCCCTGGAGGAGCACATGGCGAGCGGCGGCCGCACCATGTATGCAGGGCAGGACATCCGGCTGATCGACCTGGCTGCCGATGAACGGCTGCATGGCGCCTTCGACTGTTTGCACCATGAGGCAGATGCGAGGGCTTTCGCCAAGCTGATGATACAGGCCGGGCAAGAGAACTATGGCGTGGCAGGCCCAGCCTTCGTCGAGAGGCTCATCAAGAACCGGACCAAGCTGGAGGACTTCAGCCGCCTTGTGGACGGTTTCTGTCGCTTGTGGGGCAAGAAGGCAGACCTTCCGCCCGACGGGCAGGTCCAGCGTGTCATGGAGCGGTTTGCCTTTGCCGCGCTTGCCGGCGAGACGGCGACGACTTTTGACCTCACCGGCTGGCACCGCGGAACTGCGCTGTCGGCTGCGTTCGAACTGTTCAGGATCTGGCTCGACGCGCGCGATGGGGCCACACGCGCCGAGATCGACAAGGCTGTCGAGCGGACCCGGGCCTACATATCGACGAACCTGGAGCGCTTTGCAGTGGTCGGCGCCGGAATGGGCGAGCCTCTCGACGGCTGGCGGGATGAGGGGTGGATCTACATCACCCCCGATTGCTGGCGCGGGATCCATCAGGGTCGCGATGCGGTCGAGATGGCACGCATCCACAAAGACGCCGGCCATCTCAAGACCCAGAAGGGGGACGGGCTGCAGTTCAAGATGGGGCGCGAAGTGCCTGGGCGTCCCAGGGTCTACGCAGTTCGGGCGACGGAGTTCGCCGCCACTTCCGGCGACTGA
- a CDS encoding nucleotidyltransferase family protein: MISAKKARCGSSFPFPLGRPCGARRQCDEVRKVVIEQLGAQFLAHAAVQRTAPFVANRSYAYPVLHVSSSFDDLCLPSVIARWSSERRSSTKKLGRLRRTGRFCDQEAYPVGWGAHWLRPRLFSNGDSTGFETRSLSALSDRCARPAYHDLLRSLQDDAVSDIRGTPTRVERRGKVYWYDTYRIGSAVKKRYVGEDSEELRDRLDRHETLKTRQEERRRNRTRLVRLLRAEGFLGLDAATGSLLAAMAASGVFRLGGTIVGTHAFRLYEGELGIRFDTDMTAQTDDIDIASFSRLSLVLEDIAAPPLERVFRDFDFAPQPSLKAGRTWRWKQTRGDTLVEFLTPAFGEDEGIRELSALGVDAQGLHHLNYLIAEPIRAAVTYRSGVLVQIPQPERFAIHKLIVADRRRAGDDGIKVEKDRRQAAFLIEVLAEDRPDELRDAYEDALSRGPKWRSRVASSLNHLPETRRLLGRVF; encoded by the coding sequence ATGATCTCGGCAAAGAAGGCCCGGTGCGGGTCGAGCTTTCCCTTCCCCCTGGGGCGGCCCTGCGGCGCTAGACGCCAATGTGATGAAGTGCGTAAAGTCGTAATTGAGCAGCTTGGCGCGCAATTCCTGGCGCATGCGGCGGTGCAGAGAACGGCCCCCTTCGTTGCCAATCGCTCCTACGCCTACCCAGTCCTTCATGTGTCCAGTTCCTTCGATGATCTTTGTCTACCAAGCGTTATAGCAAGATGGTCCTCGGAACGCAGAAGCTCGACGAAAAAACTTGGCCGCCTCAGGCGGACAGGCCGATTTTGTGATCAGGAAGCCTACCCGGTTGGCTGGGGCGCTCACTGGCTGCGACCACGACTGTTTTCGAACGGTGACAGCACAGGATTCGAAACGCGATCCCTGAGCGCTCTCAGCGATCGGTGCGCTCGGCCAGCCTATCACGACCTGCTGCGATCGCTGCAGGACGATGCTGTTTCCGACATCAGGGGCACGCCCACGCGCGTCGAGAGACGCGGCAAGGTCTACTGGTATGATACCTACCGCATCGGATCGGCGGTCAAGAAGCGCTATGTCGGCGAGGATAGCGAGGAGCTTCGTGACCGGCTCGATAGGCACGAAACCCTGAAGACCCGGCAGGAGGAACGCCGCCGCAACAGGACGCGTCTCGTGCGGCTGCTTCGGGCCGAGGGTTTCCTGGGTCTTGATGCGGCCACCGGCAGCCTCCTCGCGGCGATGGCGGCCTCGGGCGTGTTTCGCCTTGGCGGAACCATCGTGGGGACACATGCGTTCCGCCTCTACGAGGGGGAACTGGGTATCCGCTTCGACACCGACATGACCGCCCAGACAGATGATATCGACATCGCCAGTTTCTCCCGGTTGTCGCTGGTGTTGGAGGACATTGCGGCCCCGCCTCTTGAACGGGTGTTCAGAGACTTCGATTTTGCGCCGCAGCCCAGCCTGAAGGCCGGTCGCACCTGGCGCTGGAAGCAGACACGCGGCGATACCCTGGTCGAATTCCTCACGCCGGCCTTCGGCGAGGATGAAGGCATTCGCGAATTGTCGGCGCTCGGCGTGGACGCGCAGGGGCTGCATCACCTGAACTACCTGATCGCGGAACCGATCAGGGCCGCCGTGACCTATCGCAGCGGGGTTCTGGTGCAGATCCCGCAGCCTGAGCGGTTCGCCATCCACAAGCTGATCGTCGCCGATCGCCGCCGTGCCGGGGACGATGGCATCAAGGTCGAGAAGGACCGGCGCCAGGCCGCCTTCCTGATCGAGGTTCTCGCGGAGGACCGCCCGGATGAGCTGCGCGATGCCTACGAGGATGCGCTGTCCCGCGGCCCGAAATGGAGGTCAAGGGTCGCGTCGAGCCTCAACCACTTGCCCGAAACGCGCCGGTTGCTTGGGCGTGTGTTCTGA
- a CDS encoding amidohydrolase: MKLSHFLSTVSLAVLAAPPAVLAGPLSEAQRADISATLAEYYPRMTEVAETLWHNPELGYLETQTAALLQDELKAHGFSIEQGVAGIPTAFVASRGSDTGPVIAIMAEMDALPGFSQAATPDKQPVEGLDAGHACGHHLFGAGSVAAAIAVADWLEATGSEGQVRLYGTPAEEGGSGKVYMVRAGLFDDVDITLHWHPSDRNSAAQGSSLSNVSAKIRFSGQSAHAAMAPDKGRSALDGVEAMHMMVNMMREHVPQETRIHYVITDGGKAPNVVPDFAESYIYVRHPDPAVVADVFARIEAAAQGAALGTGTEYTTERVGGVYSVLPNDVLGQLMDRNLRAADPLSWTDEEMSFAQELYASLKGAPEIATYAETQPYSFGEQGYFSTDVGDVSWVTPTAGLGTATWVPGTWAHSWQAVAAGGTALGYKGAELAAETLATAAAELFQSPELIEAAKTEFQQARGSDFSYVALIGDREPPLDYRAPASN, encoded by the coding sequence ATGAAACTTTCGCATTTCCTGTCCACCGTCTCGCTGGCGGTTCTGGCGGCCCCGCCGGCCGTGCTTGCCGGCCCCCTGAGCGAGGCGCAGCGCGCCGATATCTCCGCCACGTTGGCCGAGTATTATCCGCGCATGACCGAGGTAGCCGAGACGCTATGGCATAACCCCGAACTGGGTTATCTGGAAACGCAGACCGCCGCGTTGCTGCAGGATGAACTGAAGGCGCATGGTTTCAGCATCGAACAGGGCGTCGCGGGCATTCCGACCGCCTTTGTCGCCAGCCGCGGCAGCGATACGGGGCCGGTGATCGCCATCATGGCTGAAATGGACGCGCTGCCCGGATTTTCGCAGGCCGCCACGCCGGACAAACAGCCGGTCGAGGGGCTGGATGCGGGTCATGCCTGTGGCCATCACCTGTTCGGCGCAGGATCGGTCGCTGCCGCCATCGCCGTGGCCGACTGGCTGGAAGCGACGGGCTCCGAGGGTCAGGTCCGGCTCTACGGTACCCCTGCCGAAGAGGGCGGCTCGGGTAAGGTCTACATGGTGCGAGCCGGGCTGTTCGACGATGTCGACATCACGCTGCACTGGCACCCGTCGGATCGCAATTCGGCCGCGCAAGGCAGCTCGCTGTCCAATGTCAGCGCGAAGATCCGTTTTTCCGGACAGTCAGCACATGCCGCCATGGCACCTGACAAGGGCCGATCGGCGCTGGACGGGGTCGAGGCGATGCACATGATGGTCAACATGATGCGCGAACATGTGCCGCAGGAAACCCGGATTCACTATGTCATTACTGATGGAGGCAAGGCGCCCAACGTGGTGCCCGATTTCGCCGAATCCTACATCTATGTGCGCCATCCCGATCCGGCGGTGGTGGCCGATGTCTTTGCCCGGATCGAGGCCGCCGCGCAGGGCGCCGCGCTGGGAACCGGGACGGAGTACACCACAGAGCGGGTGGGCGGCGTCTATTCCGTCCTGCCAAACGATGTGTTGGGTCAGTTGATGGACCGCAACCTGCGCGCCGCCGATCCGCTCAGCTGGACCGATGAGGAAATGTCCTTTGCCCAGGAATTGTACGCGTCGTTGAAAGGCGCGCCCGAGATTGCTACCTATGCCGAGACCCAGCCCTATTCCTTTGGCGAGCAGGGCTATTTTTCCACCGATGTGGGCGATGTCAGCTGGGTCACGCCGACCGCCGGACTGGGCACGGCGACCTGGGTACCGGGCACCTGGGCGCATAGCTGGCAGGCGGTCGCGGCGGGCGGCACCGCGCTCGGTTACAAGGGCGCCGAACTGGCGGCCGAGACGCTGGCCACCGCCGCGGCCGAGCTGTTCCAGTCGCCCGAGCTCATCGAGGCGGCAAAGACCGAGTTCCAGCAGGCCCGCGGCTCGGATTTCAGCTATGTCGCGCTGATCGGCGACCGTGAGCCGCCGTTGGATTACCGCGCCCCCGCCAGCAACTGA
- a CDS encoding CatB-related O-acetyltransferase — MVKNENAQTKHWSKVELLHETVKNPNIHIRGTHSYYSDTWSGSFEESVVRYLYGDAYSLQAWEPIWPVDQLYIGDYVCFAAECVVLMGGNHTHRMDWFSLYPFPEVWKDAFVGKGDTRIGDGAWIGMRAMIMPGITIGEGAVIASGAIVTKDIEPYTIVGGNPATLIRDRFPAVTISKLLELGIYGWDEAKFTTLRKFIASHDIDALAMASDEYDKND, encoded by the coding sequence ATGGTGAAGAACGAAAACGCTCAAACCAAGCACTGGTCGAAGGTCGAGCTGCTGCACGAGACAGTCAAGAACCCGAACATCCACATTCGAGGCACGCATAGTTATTATAGCGATACATGGTCCGGGTCATTCGAGGAAAGCGTAGTTCGTTACCTTTACGGCGACGCATACAGCCTCCAGGCATGGGAACCGATATGGCCGGTCGACCAGCTTTATATTGGCGATTATGTCTGTTTCGCGGCCGAATGCGTGGTCCTGATGGGCGGGAACCATACGCACCGGATGGATTGGTTCAGCCTCTACCCGTTTCCAGAAGTCTGGAAGGATGCGTTTGTCGGCAAGGGCGATACCAGAATTGGCGATGGTGCGTGGATTGGTATGCGCGCGATGATCATGCCGGGGATCACGATTGGCGAGGGCGCGGTCATTGCGTCCGGCGCAATCGTCACCAAGGATATTGAACCATACACGATCGTCGGTGGGAATCCGGCAACCCTGATCCGCGACCGGTTCCCGGCAGTGACCATTTCCAAGCTGCTGGAATTGGGTATCTATGGCTGGGACGAAGCGAAGTTTACTACCTTGAGAAAGTTCATCGCCAGCCATGACATCGACGCCCTGGCAATGGCCTCGGATGAGTATGACAAGAACGATTAG
- the tnpB gene encoding IS66 family insertion sequence element accessory protein TnpB produces the protein MKILWPNSVGMSLYLKRLEAGKFIWPASRS, from the coding sequence GTGAAGATCCTGTGGCCTAATAGCGTGGGCATGTCGCTCTATCTGAAGCGCCTGGAGGCGGGCAAGTTCATCTGGCCGGCAAGCCGATCCTGA
- a CDS encoding helix-turn-helix domain-containing protein codes for MAISRTEVIRAKLERSGNEVHFLHVTQDQKVMICRTTNGAYADAVHPSPVLFVHLCVDGGGPITIATNFQKISEHIGPGAIGVFPPGARGTGRWPGMTAITFAIAVDAVVESFGKAWIDKLKSNVLSTIFRDPLVEATMMDMGHARPGVVSDAGLVHAAHMVTHQLLDQPSDIGMAPVGGVIPLGKATLDRLQTMLDGNLERQVSVTEMAEFAGVSRHHFSRRFKAATGRSPLQFAIMRRLAHAAELLEQEQTCNILSVAQRVGFDNPSHFARTFRQHFGVSPRRWKTEQMRTQSG; via the coding sequence ATGGCCATTTCGAGAACAGAAGTCATCCGCGCCAAGCTGGAACGTTCCGGAAACGAAGTGCATTTCCTGCATGTTACGCAGGATCAGAAAGTCATGATCTGCAGGACGACAAACGGAGCCTATGCTGATGCCGTGCATCCCAGTCCCGTACTTTTTGTGCATCTGTGCGTCGACGGCGGCGGACCTATAACCATAGCCACGAACTTTCAAAAGATTTCAGAGCACATTGGGCCCGGCGCGATCGGAGTCTTTCCACCAGGCGCCCGGGGAACTGGTCGCTGGCCCGGGATGACGGCGATCACATTTGCCATCGCAGTCGATGCGGTCGTCGAGAGCTTTGGCAAGGCCTGGATCGACAAACTGAAAAGCAATGTGTTGTCCACCATATTCCGCGACCCGCTGGTCGAGGCGACCATGATGGATATGGGCCATGCCCGTCCCGGTGTCGTCTCGGATGCCGGGCTGGTCCATGCAGCGCATATGGTAACGCATCAACTGCTCGATCAGCCTTCAGATATCGGCATGGCGCCCGTCGGTGGCGTGATACCTCTTGGCAAGGCCACCCTGGACCGACTGCAAACGATGCTGGATGGCAATCTCGAGCGCCAGGTTTCGGTGACGGAAATGGCAGAATTTGCCGGGGTCAGCCGACACCACTTTTCACGACGCTTCAAGGCAGCCACGGGGCGCTCTCCTTTGCAATTCGCAATCATGCGAAGACTGGCACATGCCGCCGAGCTGCTTGAGCAGGAACAGACCTGCAACATCCTGAGCGTTGCGCAGCGCGTCGGTTTCGATAACCCTTCCCATTTTGCCCGCACGTTTCGGCAGCATTTCGGAGTGTCTCCGAGGCGTTGGAAAACTGAACAAATGCGGACACAAAGCGGCTAG